A window of the Salvelinus namaycush isolate Seneca unplaced genomic scaffold, SaNama_1.0 Scaffold257, whole genome shotgun sequence genome harbors these coding sequences:
- the cars1 gene encoding cysteine--tRNA ligase, cytoplasmic isoform X1 yields MSSSGELAFDYGFLLHTSEEATATVALNEYLSSRSYLAGFSPSRVDQEVFELLQRPPAPQHVHALRWYRHIAALQRDTPSPDSSIKGKRVQPPWSAPAGSNLPKLRLYNSLTRTKELFVPQNGNKVSWYCCGPTVYDASHMGHARSYISFDILRRILMNYFKYDVFYCMNITDIDDKIIRRARQNYLLEQYREKKPAAAQILQDVLSARGPFQAKLAETTDPDKKQMLERLDSAVAAALGPLQGAVESKAGEADIQRLAQVLLEKAKDLLSDWLDAQFGSQVTENSIFSLLPKFWEGEYHNDMDALNVLPPDVLTRVSEYCPEIVDFVKKILDNGFGYESNGSVYFDTAKFDTSQKHAYGKLVPEAVGDMKALQEGEGDLSVSADQLSEKRSQNDFALWKASKPGEPSWDSPWGKGRPGWHIECSAMAGSILGESMDIHGGGFDLRFPHHDNELAQSEAYFENDHWVRYFLHTGHLTIAGCKMSKSLKNFITIKDALAKNTARQLRLAFLMHSWKDTLDYSSNTMESAVHYEKFLNEFFLNVKDILRAPCDITGQFEKWEAAEMELNESFYERKAAVHEALCDNVDTRCTMEEMRALVTQSNTYIASRKSSKLQPNRMLMKSIALYLTDMLKTFGAIEGSEPIGFPVGGDGHHVDMETTVMPYLKVLSDFRESVRKIAREQNVTEVLQLCDVVRNDTLPELGVRLEDHEGLPTVVKLVDKETLLRERNEKKKMEDEKKNKKEEAAKKKQEQELAKLAKMKISPCDMFRSETDKYSGFDETGFPTRDVEGKDLSKGQTKKLRKLYEVQEKLHQEYLQTNQNGC; encoded by the exons CCTTTGATTATGGCTTCTTGCTGCACACAAGTGAGGAGGCCACAGCCACCGTGGCTCTGAATGAGTACCTGAGCTCCCGCAGCTACCTGGCTGGGTTCAGCCCCTCTCGGGTGGACCAGGAGGTCTTTGAGCTCCTGCAGAGGCCTCCGGCCCCGCAGCACGTGCACGCTCTGCGCTGGTATAGGCACATAGCAGCCCTGCAGCGGGACACCCCCAGCCCAGATAGCAGCA TAAAAGGAAAGAGGGTCCAGCCCCCCTGGTCTGCCCCAGCCGGGTCCAACCTGCCAAAGCTGCGACTCTACAACAGCCTCACACGCACCAAG GAGTTGTTTGTTCCCCAGAATGGAAACAAGGTGTCGTGGTACTGCTGCGGACCCACTGTCTATGATGCCTCTCACATGGGACATGCCAG ATCTTACATATCTTTTGATATCCTCCGAAGGATTCTGATGAACTATTTCAAATATGACGTGTTCTACTGTATGAACATTACTGACATAGATGACAAG atcaTCAGGCGGGCCAGACAGAACTACCTCCTGGAACAGTACAGGGAGAAGAAGCCAGCGGCTGCCCAGATACTACAGGATGTCCTTAGTGCCAGAGGG CCCTTCCAGGCCAAGCTGGCCGAGACCACAGACCCAGACAAGAAACAGATGCTGGAGAGGCTGGACTCTGCCGTCGCTGCTGCCCTGGGACCCCTGCAGGGGGCGGTGGAGAGCAAGGCTGGGGAGGCTGACATACAACGCCTGGCTCAG GTGTTACTGGAGAAGGCCAAAGACCTGCTGTCTGATTGGTTGGATGCTCAATTTGGCAGTCAAGTGACCGAGAACTCCATCTTCTCTCTTCTTCCAAAGTTCTGGGAAGGGGAGTACCACAACGACATGGACGCCTTGAAT GTCCTTCCCCCGGACGTACTCACCCGCGTCAGCGAGTACTGCCCAGAGATCGTGGACTTTGTGAAGAAGATCCTAGACAATGGCTTCGG GTACGAGTCCAACGGTTCAGTTTATTTTGACACAGCCAAGTTTGACACCAGCCAGAAGCACGCGTACGGCAAGCTGGTACCTGAAGCGGTCGGGGACATGAAAGCTCTGCAGGAGGGAGAGG GAGATCTGAGTGTCTCAGCAGACCAGCTCAGTGAGAAGAGGTCGCAGAATGACTTTGCCCTGTGGAAGGCCTCTAAGCCGGGGGAGCCGTCCTGGGACTCACCCTGGGGAAAGGGACGGCCTGGCTGGCATATCGAATGTTCTGCTATGGCTGGTTCCATCTTGGGAGAGTCCATGGACATCCACGGAGGAGGGTTTGACCTCCGATTCCCCCATCACGATAATGAGTTGGCTCAGTCCGAG GCTTACTTTGAGAACGACCACTGGGTTCGCTACTTCCTGCACACTGGTCACCTGACCATCGCAGGCTGCAAGATGTCCAAATCTCTCAAGAACTTCATCACCATCAAGGATGCCCTGGCAAAGAACACAG CTCGGCAGCTCCGTCTAGCCTTCCTGATGCATTCCTGGAAGGACACCCTGGATTACTCCTCCAACACCATGGAGTCAGCTGTCCACTATGAGAAATTCCTGAAT GAGTTTTTCCTCAACGTCAAAGACATTCTCCGAGCTCCCTGTGACATCACCGGACAGTTTGAGAAGTGGGAGGCAGCGGAGATGGAGCTCAACGAGAG TTTCTATGAGAGGAAGGCAGCAGTCCACGAGGCGCTGTGTGACAACGTGGACACGCGCTGCACCATGGAGGAGATGAGGGCGCTGGTGACCCAGAGCAACACCTACATAGCCAGTAGGAAGAGCTCCAAGCTGCAGCCCAACCGCATGCTGATGAAGAGCATCGCTCTCTACCTGACTGACATGCTCAAG ACCTTTGGGGCCATTGAAGGGTCCGAGCCTATTGGATTCCCAGTGGGAGGAGATGGTCACCATGTGGAT ATGGAGACCACAGTGATGCCCTATCTGAAGGTGCTGTCAGACTTCAGAGAATCTGTTCGCAAAATCGCCAGAGAACAGAATG TGACAGAGGTGCTACAGCTGTGTGACGTGGTCCGTAATGACACCTTACCTGAGCTGGGGGTGCGTCTAGAAGACCATGAAG GTCTTCCCACTGTGGTGAAGCTGGTGGATAAAGAGACCCTGCTGAGGGAGAGGAATGAGAAAAAGAAGATGGAGGACGAGAAGAAGAACAAGAAAGAGGAGGCTGCCAAGaagaagcaggagcaggag TTGGCCAAACTTGCAAAGATGAAAATCTCCCCATGCGATATGTTCCGCTCTGAAACCGACAAGTATTCCGGCTTTGATGAAACG GGTTTCCCCACGCGTGATGTGGAGGGGAAGGATCTCAGTAAGGGACAGACCAAGAAGCTGCGGAAACTCTACGAGGTCCAGGAGAAACTGCACCAAGAGTATCTCCAGACCAATCAGAATGGCTGCTGA
- the cars1 gene encoding cysteine--tRNA ligase, cytoplasmic isoform X2: MVSKQDISTDRRVKGKRVQPPWSAPAGSNLPKLRLYNSLTRTKELFVPQNGNKVSWYCCGPTVYDASHMGHARSYISFDILRRILMNYFKYDVFYCMNITDIDDKIIRRARQNYLLEQYREKKPAAAQILQDVLSARGPFQAKLAETTDPDKKQMLERLDSAVAAALGPLQGAVESKAGEADIQRLAQVLLEKAKDLLSDWLDAQFGSQVTENSIFSLLPKFWEGEYHNDMDALNVLPPDVLTRVSEYCPEIVDFVKKILDNGFGYESNGSVYFDTAKFDTSQKHAYGKLVPEAVGDMKALQEGEGDLSVSADQLSEKRSQNDFALWKASKPGEPSWDSPWGKGRPGWHIECSAMAGSILGESMDIHGGGFDLRFPHHDNELAQSEAYFENDHWVRYFLHTGHLTIAGCKMSKSLKNFITIKDALAKNTARQLRLAFLMHSWKDTLDYSSNTMESAVHYEKFLNEFFLNVKDILRAPCDITGQFEKWEAAEMELNESFYERKAAVHEALCDNVDTRCTMEEMRALVTQSNTYIASRKSSKLQPNRMLMKSIALYLTDMLKTFGAIEGSEPIGFPVGGDGHHVDMETTVMPYLKVLSDFRESVRKIAREQNVTEVLQLCDVVRNDTLPELGVRLEDHEGLPTVVKLVDKETLLRERNEKKKMEDEKKNKKEEAAKKKQEQELAKLAKMKISPCDMFRSETDKYSGFDETGFPTRDVEGKDLSKGQTKKLRKLYEVQEKLHQEYLQTNQNGC, from the exons TAAAAGGAAAGAGGGTCCAGCCCCCCTGGTCTGCCCCAGCCGGGTCCAACCTGCCAAAGCTGCGACTCTACAACAGCCTCACACGCACCAAG GAGTTGTTTGTTCCCCAGAATGGAAACAAGGTGTCGTGGTACTGCTGCGGACCCACTGTCTATGATGCCTCTCACATGGGACATGCCAG ATCTTACATATCTTTTGATATCCTCCGAAGGATTCTGATGAACTATTTCAAATATGACGTGTTCTACTGTATGAACATTACTGACATAGATGACAAG atcaTCAGGCGGGCCAGACAGAACTACCTCCTGGAACAGTACAGGGAGAAGAAGCCAGCGGCTGCCCAGATACTACAGGATGTCCTTAGTGCCAGAGGG CCCTTCCAGGCCAAGCTGGCCGAGACCACAGACCCAGACAAGAAACAGATGCTGGAGAGGCTGGACTCTGCCGTCGCTGCTGCCCTGGGACCCCTGCAGGGGGCGGTGGAGAGCAAGGCTGGGGAGGCTGACATACAACGCCTGGCTCAG GTGTTACTGGAGAAGGCCAAAGACCTGCTGTCTGATTGGTTGGATGCTCAATTTGGCAGTCAAGTGACCGAGAACTCCATCTTCTCTCTTCTTCCAAAGTTCTGGGAAGGGGAGTACCACAACGACATGGACGCCTTGAAT GTCCTTCCCCCGGACGTACTCACCCGCGTCAGCGAGTACTGCCCAGAGATCGTGGACTTTGTGAAGAAGATCCTAGACAATGGCTTCGG GTACGAGTCCAACGGTTCAGTTTATTTTGACACAGCCAAGTTTGACACCAGCCAGAAGCACGCGTACGGCAAGCTGGTACCTGAAGCGGTCGGGGACATGAAAGCTCTGCAGGAGGGAGAGG GAGATCTGAGTGTCTCAGCAGACCAGCTCAGTGAGAAGAGGTCGCAGAATGACTTTGCCCTGTGGAAGGCCTCTAAGCCGGGGGAGCCGTCCTGGGACTCACCCTGGGGAAAGGGACGGCCTGGCTGGCATATCGAATGTTCTGCTATGGCTGGTTCCATCTTGGGAGAGTCCATGGACATCCACGGAGGAGGGTTTGACCTCCGATTCCCCCATCACGATAATGAGTTGGCTCAGTCCGAG GCTTACTTTGAGAACGACCACTGGGTTCGCTACTTCCTGCACACTGGTCACCTGACCATCGCAGGCTGCAAGATGTCCAAATCTCTCAAGAACTTCATCACCATCAAGGATGCCCTGGCAAAGAACACAG CTCGGCAGCTCCGTCTAGCCTTCCTGATGCATTCCTGGAAGGACACCCTGGATTACTCCTCCAACACCATGGAGTCAGCTGTCCACTATGAGAAATTCCTGAAT GAGTTTTTCCTCAACGTCAAAGACATTCTCCGAGCTCCCTGTGACATCACCGGACAGTTTGAGAAGTGGGAGGCAGCGGAGATGGAGCTCAACGAGAG TTTCTATGAGAGGAAGGCAGCAGTCCACGAGGCGCTGTGTGACAACGTGGACACGCGCTGCACCATGGAGGAGATGAGGGCGCTGGTGACCCAGAGCAACACCTACATAGCCAGTAGGAAGAGCTCCAAGCTGCAGCCCAACCGCATGCTGATGAAGAGCATCGCTCTCTACCTGACTGACATGCTCAAG ACCTTTGGGGCCATTGAAGGGTCCGAGCCTATTGGATTCCCAGTGGGAGGAGATGGTCACCATGTGGAT ATGGAGACCACAGTGATGCCCTATCTGAAGGTGCTGTCAGACTTCAGAGAATCTGTTCGCAAAATCGCCAGAGAACAGAATG TGACAGAGGTGCTACAGCTGTGTGACGTGGTCCGTAATGACACCTTACCTGAGCTGGGGGTGCGTCTAGAAGACCATGAAG GTCTTCCCACTGTGGTGAAGCTGGTGGATAAAGAGACCCTGCTGAGGGAGAGGAATGAGAAAAAGAAGATGGAGGACGAGAAGAAGAACAAGAAAGAGGAGGCTGCCAAGaagaagcaggagcaggag TTGGCCAAACTTGCAAAGATGAAAATCTCCCCATGCGATATGTTCCGCTCTGAAACCGACAAGTATTCCGGCTTTGATGAAACG GGTTTCCCCACGCGTGATGTGGAGGGGAAGGATCTCAGTAAGGGACAGACCAAGAAGCTGCGGAAACTCTACGAGGTCCAGGAGAAACTGCACCAAGAGTATCTCCAGACCAATCAGAATGGCTGCTGA
- the cars1 gene encoding cysteine--tRNA ligase, cytoplasmic isoform X3: MSSSGELVKGKRVQPPWSAPAGSNLPKLRLYNSLTRTKELFVPQNGNKVSWYCCGPTVYDASHMGHARSYISFDILRRILMNYFKYDVFYCMNITDIDDKIIRRARQNYLLEQYREKKPAAAQILQDVLSARGPFQAKLAETTDPDKKQMLERLDSAVAAALGPLQGAVESKAGEADIQRLAQVLLEKAKDLLSDWLDAQFGSQVTENSIFSLLPKFWEGEYHNDMDALNVLPPDVLTRVSEYCPEIVDFVKKILDNGFGYESNGSVYFDTAKFDTSQKHAYGKLVPEAVGDMKALQEGEGDLSVSADQLSEKRSQNDFALWKASKPGEPSWDSPWGKGRPGWHIECSAMAGSILGESMDIHGGGFDLRFPHHDNELAQSEAYFENDHWVRYFLHTGHLTIAGCKMSKSLKNFITIKDALAKNTARQLRLAFLMHSWKDTLDYSSNTMESAVHYEKFLNEFFLNVKDILRAPCDITGQFEKWEAAEMELNESFYERKAAVHEALCDNVDTRCTMEEMRALVTQSNTYIASRKSSKLQPNRMLMKSIALYLTDMLKTFGAIEGSEPIGFPVGGDGHHVDMETTVMPYLKVLSDFRESVRKIAREQNVTEVLQLCDVVRNDTLPELGVRLEDHEGLPTVVKLVDKETLLRERNEKKKMEDEKKNKKEEAAKKKQEQELAKLAKMKISPCDMFRSETDKYSGFDETGFPTRDVEGKDLSKGQTKKLRKLYEVQEKLHQEYLQTNQNGC, translated from the exons TAAAAGGAAAGAGGGTCCAGCCCCCCTGGTCTGCCCCAGCCGGGTCCAACCTGCCAAAGCTGCGACTCTACAACAGCCTCACACGCACCAAG GAGTTGTTTGTTCCCCAGAATGGAAACAAGGTGTCGTGGTACTGCTGCGGACCCACTGTCTATGATGCCTCTCACATGGGACATGCCAG ATCTTACATATCTTTTGATATCCTCCGAAGGATTCTGATGAACTATTTCAAATATGACGTGTTCTACTGTATGAACATTACTGACATAGATGACAAG atcaTCAGGCGGGCCAGACAGAACTACCTCCTGGAACAGTACAGGGAGAAGAAGCCAGCGGCTGCCCAGATACTACAGGATGTCCTTAGTGCCAGAGGG CCCTTCCAGGCCAAGCTGGCCGAGACCACAGACCCAGACAAGAAACAGATGCTGGAGAGGCTGGACTCTGCCGTCGCTGCTGCCCTGGGACCCCTGCAGGGGGCGGTGGAGAGCAAGGCTGGGGAGGCTGACATACAACGCCTGGCTCAG GTGTTACTGGAGAAGGCCAAAGACCTGCTGTCTGATTGGTTGGATGCTCAATTTGGCAGTCAAGTGACCGAGAACTCCATCTTCTCTCTTCTTCCAAAGTTCTGGGAAGGGGAGTACCACAACGACATGGACGCCTTGAAT GTCCTTCCCCCGGACGTACTCACCCGCGTCAGCGAGTACTGCCCAGAGATCGTGGACTTTGTGAAGAAGATCCTAGACAATGGCTTCGG GTACGAGTCCAACGGTTCAGTTTATTTTGACACAGCCAAGTTTGACACCAGCCAGAAGCACGCGTACGGCAAGCTGGTACCTGAAGCGGTCGGGGACATGAAAGCTCTGCAGGAGGGAGAGG GAGATCTGAGTGTCTCAGCAGACCAGCTCAGTGAGAAGAGGTCGCAGAATGACTTTGCCCTGTGGAAGGCCTCTAAGCCGGGGGAGCCGTCCTGGGACTCACCCTGGGGAAAGGGACGGCCTGGCTGGCATATCGAATGTTCTGCTATGGCTGGTTCCATCTTGGGAGAGTCCATGGACATCCACGGAGGAGGGTTTGACCTCCGATTCCCCCATCACGATAATGAGTTGGCTCAGTCCGAG GCTTACTTTGAGAACGACCACTGGGTTCGCTACTTCCTGCACACTGGTCACCTGACCATCGCAGGCTGCAAGATGTCCAAATCTCTCAAGAACTTCATCACCATCAAGGATGCCCTGGCAAAGAACACAG CTCGGCAGCTCCGTCTAGCCTTCCTGATGCATTCCTGGAAGGACACCCTGGATTACTCCTCCAACACCATGGAGTCAGCTGTCCACTATGAGAAATTCCTGAAT GAGTTTTTCCTCAACGTCAAAGACATTCTCCGAGCTCCCTGTGACATCACCGGACAGTTTGAGAAGTGGGAGGCAGCGGAGATGGAGCTCAACGAGAG TTTCTATGAGAGGAAGGCAGCAGTCCACGAGGCGCTGTGTGACAACGTGGACACGCGCTGCACCATGGAGGAGATGAGGGCGCTGGTGACCCAGAGCAACACCTACATAGCCAGTAGGAAGAGCTCCAAGCTGCAGCCCAACCGCATGCTGATGAAGAGCATCGCTCTCTACCTGACTGACATGCTCAAG ACCTTTGGGGCCATTGAAGGGTCCGAGCCTATTGGATTCCCAGTGGGAGGAGATGGTCACCATGTGGAT ATGGAGACCACAGTGATGCCCTATCTGAAGGTGCTGTCAGACTTCAGAGAATCTGTTCGCAAAATCGCCAGAGAACAGAATG TGACAGAGGTGCTACAGCTGTGTGACGTGGTCCGTAATGACACCTTACCTGAGCTGGGGGTGCGTCTAGAAGACCATGAAG GTCTTCCCACTGTGGTGAAGCTGGTGGATAAAGAGACCCTGCTGAGGGAGAGGAATGAGAAAAAGAAGATGGAGGACGAGAAGAAGAACAAGAAAGAGGAGGCTGCCAAGaagaagcaggagcaggag TTGGCCAAACTTGCAAAGATGAAAATCTCCCCATGCGATATGTTCCGCTCTGAAACCGACAAGTATTCCGGCTTTGATGAAACG GGTTTCCCCACGCGTGATGTGGAGGGGAAGGATCTCAGTAAGGGACAGACCAAGAAGCTGCGGAAACTCTACGAGGTCCAGGAGAAACTGCACCAAGAGTATCTCCAGACCAATCAGAATGGCTGCTGA
- the cars1 gene encoding cysteine--tRNA ligase, cytoplasmic isoform X4, whose protein sequence is MSSSGELGKRVQPPWSAPAGSNLPKLRLYNSLTRTKELFVPQNGNKVSWYCCGPTVYDASHMGHARSYISFDILRRILMNYFKYDVFYCMNITDIDDKIIRRARQNYLLEQYREKKPAAAQILQDVLSARGPFQAKLAETTDPDKKQMLERLDSAVAAALGPLQGAVESKAGEADIQRLAQVLLEKAKDLLSDWLDAQFGSQVTENSIFSLLPKFWEGEYHNDMDALNVLPPDVLTRVSEYCPEIVDFVKKILDNGFGYESNGSVYFDTAKFDTSQKHAYGKLVPEAVGDMKALQEGEGDLSVSADQLSEKRSQNDFALWKASKPGEPSWDSPWGKGRPGWHIECSAMAGSILGESMDIHGGGFDLRFPHHDNELAQSEAYFENDHWVRYFLHTGHLTIAGCKMSKSLKNFITIKDALAKNTARQLRLAFLMHSWKDTLDYSSNTMESAVHYEKFLNEFFLNVKDILRAPCDITGQFEKWEAAEMELNESFYERKAAVHEALCDNVDTRCTMEEMRALVTQSNTYIASRKSSKLQPNRMLMKSIALYLTDMLKTFGAIEGSEPIGFPVGGDGHHVDMETTVMPYLKVLSDFRESVRKIAREQNVTEVLQLCDVVRNDTLPELGVRLEDHEGLPTVVKLVDKETLLRERNEKKKMEDEKKNKKEEAAKKKQEQELAKLAKMKISPCDMFRSETDKYSGFDETGFPTRDVEGKDLSKGQTKKLRKLYEVQEKLHQEYLQTNQNGC, encoded by the exons GAAAGAGGGTCCAGCCCCCCTGGTCTGCCCCAGCCGGGTCCAACCTGCCAAAGCTGCGACTCTACAACAGCCTCACACGCACCAAG GAGTTGTTTGTTCCCCAGAATGGAAACAAGGTGTCGTGGTACTGCTGCGGACCCACTGTCTATGATGCCTCTCACATGGGACATGCCAG ATCTTACATATCTTTTGATATCCTCCGAAGGATTCTGATGAACTATTTCAAATATGACGTGTTCTACTGTATGAACATTACTGACATAGATGACAAG atcaTCAGGCGGGCCAGACAGAACTACCTCCTGGAACAGTACAGGGAGAAGAAGCCAGCGGCTGCCCAGATACTACAGGATGTCCTTAGTGCCAGAGGG CCCTTCCAGGCCAAGCTGGCCGAGACCACAGACCCAGACAAGAAACAGATGCTGGAGAGGCTGGACTCTGCCGTCGCTGCTGCCCTGGGACCCCTGCAGGGGGCGGTGGAGAGCAAGGCTGGGGAGGCTGACATACAACGCCTGGCTCAG GTGTTACTGGAGAAGGCCAAAGACCTGCTGTCTGATTGGTTGGATGCTCAATTTGGCAGTCAAGTGACCGAGAACTCCATCTTCTCTCTTCTTCCAAAGTTCTGGGAAGGGGAGTACCACAACGACATGGACGCCTTGAAT GTCCTTCCCCCGGACGTACTCACCCGCGTCAGCGAGTACTGCCCAGAGATCGTGGACTTTGTGAAGAAGATCCTAGACAATGGCTTCGG GTACGAGTCCAACGGTTCAGTTTATTTTGACACAGCCAAGTTTGACACCAGCCAGAAGCACGCGTACGGCAAGCTGGTACCTGAAGCGGTCGGGGACATGAAAGCTCTGCAGGAGGGAGAGG GAGATCTGAGTGTCTCAGCAGACCAGCTCAGTGAGAAGAGGTCGCAGAATGACTTTGCCCTGTGGAAGGCCTCTAAGCCGGGGGAGCCGTCCTGGGACTCACCCTGGGGAAAGGGACGGCCTGGCTGGCATATCGAATGTTCTGCTATGGCTGGTTCCATCTTGGGAGAGTCCATGGACATCCACGGAGGAGGGTTTGACCTCCGATTCCCCCATCACGATAATGAGTTGGCTCAGTCCGAG GCTTACTTTGAGAACGACCACTGGGTTCGCTACTTCCTGCACACTGGTCACCTGACCATCGCAGGCTGCAAGATGTCCAAATCTCTCAAGAACTTCATCACCATCAAGGATGCCCTGGCAAAGAACACAG CTCGGCAGCTCCGTCTAGCCTTCCTGATGCATTCCTGGAAGGACACCCTGGATTACTCCTCCAACACCATGGAGTCAGCTGTCCACTATGAGAAATTCCTGAAT GAGTTTTTCCTCAACGTCAAAGACATTCTCCGAGCTCCCTGTGACATCACCGGACAGTTTGAGAAGTGGGAGGCAGCGGAGATGGAGCTCAACGAGAG TTTCTATGAGAGGAAGGCAGCAGTCCACGAGGCGCTGTGTGACAACGTGGACACGCGCTGCACCATGGAGGAGATGAGGGCGCTGGTGACCCAGAGCAACACCTACATAGCCAGTAGGAAGAGCTCCAAGCTGCAGCCCAACCGCATGCTGATGAAGAGCATCGCTCTCTACCTGACTGACATGCTCAAG ACCTTTGGGGCCATTGAAGGGTCCGAGCCTATTGGATTCCCAGTGGGAGGAGATGGTCACCATGTGGAT ATGGAGACCACAGTGATGCCCTATCTGAAGGTGCTGTCAGACTTCAGAGAATCTGTTCGCAAAATCGCCAGAGAACAGAATG TGACAGAGGTGCTACAGCTGTGTGACGTGGTCCGTAATGACACCTTACCTGAGCTGGGGGTGCGTCTAGAAGACCATGAAG GTCTTCCCACTGTGGTGAAGCTGGTGGATAAAGAGACCCTGCTGAGGGAGAGGAATGAGAAAAAGAAGATGGAGGACGAGAAGAAGAACAAGAAAGAGGAGGCTGCCAAGaagaagcaggagcaggag TTGGCCAAACTTGCAAAGATGAAAATCTCCCCATGCGATATGTTCCGCTCTGAAACCGACAAGTATTCCGGCTTTGATGAAACG GGTTTCCCCACGCGTGATGTGGAGGGGAAGGATCTCAGTAAGGGACAGACCAAGAAGCTGCGGAAACTCTACGAGGTCCAGGAGAAACTGCACCAAGAGTATCTCCAGACCAATCAGAATGGCTGCTGA